The Sorangiineae bacterium MSr11367 genome window below encodes:
- a CDS encoding alpha/beta hydrolase: MRLMKRMWLALTLALLGTVAGCGSSEDDSPPSSNPAGKYTPVNGMQMYYEESGQGEPLVVLNGGLCTIASCVGPLLPSWAKTRRVIAVEQQAHGHTNDIDRPMTYDHMAEDVVVLLERLGIAKADFFGYSDGGIVALRLGIRHPNVIRRMVTLSAYHDNRALQPGLLEQMEQLTPEALPPSMRDEYAKVAPDPSKWPVLVEKVKRLGLDFQGFPDSEMRTIPVPVLIVMGDHDIMTAPYGEELSRLLPNAQLAVLPGADHFSIATHAETILSKSTAFLDAP; encoded by the coding sequence ATGCGACTCATGAAAAGAATGTGGTTGGCCTTGACGTTGGCGCTGCTGGGAACCGTTGCGGGGTGTGGCTCGAGCGAGGACGATTCGCCGCCGAGCTCGAACCCTGCCGGCAAATACACCCCCGTGAACGGTATGCAGATGTACTACGAGGAGAGCGGCCAGGGCGAACCGCTGGTGGTGCTCAACGGCGGTCTCTGCACCATCGCATCGTGCGTGGGGCCGCTCCTGCCCTCGTGGGCGAAAACGCGGCGGGTCATCGCCGTCGAGCAGCAAGCGCACGGGCACACGAACGACATCGATCGGCCCATGACCTACGACCACATGGCGGAAGACGTGGTCGTCTTGCTCGAGCGGCTCGGGATCGCGAAGGCCGATTTCTTCGGCTACAGCGACGGCGGCATCGTGGCCCTGCGGCTCGGCATTCGCCATCCCAACGTGATCCGCCGGATGGTGACCCTTTCCGCCTACCACGATAACCGCGCCTTGCAGCCGGGGTTGCTCGAGCAGATGGAGCAGCTCACCCCGGAGGCGCTGCCGCCGTCGATGCGGGACGAATACGCGAAGGTGGCGCCGGATCCGAGCAAGTGGCCCGTCCTCGTCGAGAAGGTGAAGAGGCTCGGCCTCGACTTTCAAGGCTTTCCCGATTCGGAGATGCGCACCATCCCGGTGCCCGTGCTCATCGTGATGGGCGATCACGACATCATGACCGCCCCCTACGGTGAGGAGTTGTCGCGTCTTCTACCGAACGCGCAACTCGCGGTGCTGCCCGGCGCCGACCATTTCAGCATTGCCACCCACGCGGAGACCATTCTTTCGAAGAGCACGGCCTTTCTCGATGCGCCATGA
- the cysN gene encoding sulfate adenylyltransferase subunit CysN, with protein sequence MSAAEIRISHPADHAIDLLRFSTAGSVDDGKSTLIGRLLYDSKSIFEDQYAAIERTTARRGGSVADLALLTDGLIAEREQGITIDVAYRYFATPRRKFIIADTPGHEQYTRNMVTGASTANLTIILVDARKGVSVQSRRHAAVAALLGIRHIVVAVNKMDLVGYSMDTFETIKSQFAAFAKALHLPDVHYVPMSALHGDMVVERGDNLCWYSGPTLLGLLENLPVDDDVDQRAFRFPVQFVSRPQTQEHHDFRGYMGRIEAGSVRVGDDITILPSGRTSRIKEIATYDGPLQEAFAPQSVTLLLEDEIDISRGDMFVKSNEHAHEAQVTREVRANVCWMGDAPLDPRRKYLVKHTTRTVKALVSGIDHRLDVNTLAREPAAELKMNDIGQVRFKLQGPIAFDTYDVNRTTGAFILIDEVTNNTVGAGMILGQSAPIMASL encoded by the coding sequence ATGTCGGCCGCCGAAATTCGGATTTCCCACCCCGCTGATCACGCGATCGACCTTTTGCGCTTCTCCACTGCGGGCAGCGTCGACGATGGCAAAAGCACGCTCATCGGGCGTCTTTTGTACGATTCGAAATCGATCTTCGAAGATCAATATGCCGCCATCGAGCGCACCACCGCCCGCCGCGGTGGCAGCGTGGCCGATCTGGCCCTGCTCACCGACGGCCTCATCGCCGAGCGTGAACAAGGCATCACCATCGACGTGGCGTATCGTTATTTCGCCACACCGCGGCGCAAGTTCATCATCGCCGACACACCGGGGCACGAGCAGTACACGCGCAACATGGTGACCGGAGCCTCCACGGCGAACCTCACGATCATCCTGGTCGATGCACGCAAAGGCGTGTCGGTGCAGAGCCGCCGGCACGCCGCCGTCGCCGCGTTGCTCGGTATTCGGCATATCGTGGTGGCCGTCAACAAGATGGACTTGGTCGGCTATTCGATGGACACGTTCGAGACCATCAAGTCGCAATTTGCGGCCTTCGCCAAGGCGCTGCACCTGCCGGACGTGCACTACGTGCCCATGTCCGCATTGCACGGCGACATGGTCGTCGAGCGCGGGGACAACCTTTGCTGGTACAGCGGCCCAACCCTTCTCGGGCTGCTGGAGAATTTGCCCGTGGACGACGACGTCGACCAGCGCGCCTTCCGCTTTCCGGTGCAGTTCGTGAGCCGGCCGCAGACGCAGGAACACCACGATTTCCGCGGCTACATGGGGCGCATCGAGGCGGGGAGCGTGCGCGTGGGCGACGACATCACCATCCTGCCGTCGGGCCGTACCTCGCGCATCAAAGAGATTGCCACCTACGACGGACCGCTCCAAGAAGCGTTCGCGCCGCAGTCGGTCACCCTCTTGCTCGAGGACGAAATCGATATTTCGCGCGGCGACATGTTCGTCAAGTCGAACGAACATGCGCACGAGGCGCAGGTGACGCGCGAGGTTCGTGCGAATGTCTGCTGGATGGGCGACGCACCGCTCGATCCGCGGCGCAAGTACCTGGTGAAGCACACCACGCGCACGGTCAAGGCGCTGGTCTCGGGCATCGATCATCGCCTGGACGTGAACACCCTGGCGCGCGAGCCCGCCGCGGAGTTGAAGATGAACGACATCGGCCAGGTGCGTTTCAAACTGCAAGGGCCGATTGCCTTCGACACCTACGACGTGAACCGCACCACCGGTGCCTTCATTCTGATCGACGAGGTCACCAACAACACCGTGGGTGCCGGCATGATCCTCGGCCAGTCGGCGCCCATCATGGCATCGCTTTGA
- a CDS encoding phosphoadenylyl-sulfate reductase yields the protein MSDTKIDTTLALLKRIEADFTPAAFANSLGAEDMVLTDLISKAAPKIELFSLDTGRLPEETHKLMRKLSERYPLRIRVYFPDSRDVEEDLAAHGFNGFYDSVEARKACCHVRKVLPLKRALAGKKAWITGLRRDQAPTRTALAEQQDDVENGLVKFNPLLDWSEADVWNYIRSNNVPYNRLHDRSYPSIGCAPCTRAITEGEDIRAGRWWWERPDQKECGLHRRN from the coding sequence ATGAGTGACACGAAAATCGACACCACCCTTGCACTTCTGAAGCGCATCGAAGCGGATTTCACGCCCGCGGCATTTGCCAACAGCCTGGGCGCGGAAGACATGGTGCTCACCGATCTCATCTCCAAGGCCGCCCCGAAGATCGAATTATTCAGCTTGGACACGGGGCGGCTGCCGGAGGAGACACACAAATTGATGCGCAAGCTCTCCGAGCGCTATCCGCTGCGCATCCGCGTCTACTTCCCCGACAGCCGCGACGTCGAAGAAGATCTCGCCGCCCACGGTTTCAACGGATTCTACGACAGCGTCGAAGCGCGCAAGGCCTGTTGCCACGTGCGCAAGGTGCTGCCGCTGAAGCGCGCCCTCGCCGGGAAAAAAGCCTGGATCACGGGCCTGCGGCGCGACCAGGCCCCCACGCGCACCGCCCTCGCCGAGCAGCAGGACGACGTCGAAAACGGCTTGGTCAAATTCAATCCGCTCCTCGATTGGTCCGAGGCGGACGTGTGGAATTACATCCGCTCGAACAACGTCCCCTACAACCGACTCCACGATCGCTCCTATCCGAGCATCGGCTGCGCACCCTGCACACGCGCCATCACCGAAGGCGAAGACATTCGCGCGGGCCGCTGGTGGTGGGAGCGCCCCGATCAAAAGGAATGCGGTCTCCACCGAAGGAATTAA
- the cysD gene encoding sulfate adenylyltransferase subunit CysD, which yields MNALKLPEGWEDPSPKAPSSTRRRRLSHLSALESESIHIMREVAAECANPVLLFSGGKDSIVMLRLAEKAFRPGKFPFPLLHIDTEHNFPEVIDYRNRRAAELGERLIVRSVQDSIDRGRIVPKTPDESRNRMQSVTLLDAIGEFGFDACFGGARRDEEKARAKERIFSFRDDFGQWDPKNQRPELWDLYNTRVHKGEHMRVFPISNWTELDIWQYIGQERLEIPSIYFAHRRDVVARGNGFLAINELVKPKSDEVPENRMVRFRTVGDMPCTCAVESSADTVEAIIRETAATRITERGATRMDDQVAEAAMELRKKEGYF from the coding sequence ATGAACGCGCTCAAGCTCCCAGAGGGCTGGGAAGACCCCAGCCCGAAGGCCCCCTCCTCCACCCGCCGACGCCGTCTCAGCCATCTTTCGGCGCTCGAATCCGAGTCCATTCACATCATGCGCGAGGTCGCCGCCGAGTGCGCGAACCCCGTGCTGCTCTTCTCCGGCGGCAAAGACTCCATCGTGATGCTGCGCCTCGCGGAGAAGGCTTTCCGGCCGGGCAAATTCCCCTTCCCGCTTTTGCACATCGACACCGAGCACAATTTCCCCGAGGTCATCGACTACCGCAATCGCCGCGCCGCGGAGCTCGGGGAACGACTCATCGTGCGCTCGGTGCAGGACAGCATCGACCGCGGGCGCATCGTGCCCAAGACGCCGGACGAGAGCCGCAACCGCATGCAATCGGTCACCTTGCTCGATGCCATCGGTGAATTCGGCTTCGACGCCTGTTTCGGCGGCGCGCGCCGCGACGAGGAAAAAGCGCGCGCCAAAGAGCGCATTTTCTCCTTCCGCGACGACTTCGGCCAGTGGGACCCGAAGAACCAGCGCCCCGAGCTGTGGGACCTCTACAACACGCGCGTCCACAAGGGTGAACACATGCGCGTCTTCCCGATCAGCAATTGGACCGAGCTCGATATTTGGCAGTACATCGGGCAGGAGCGATTGGAGATTCCGTCGATTTACTTTGCGCACCGCCGCGACGTGGTTGCGCGTGGGAACGGATTTCTCGCGATCAACGAGCTGGTAAAGCCCAAGTCGGACGAAGTGCCGGAAAACCGCATGGTGCGATTCCGCACGGTGGGCGACATGCCCTGTACCTGCGCCGTCGAATCGAGCGCCGACACCGTCGAAGCCATCATTCGCGAGACGGCCGCCACACGCATCACCGAACGCGGCGCGACCCGCATGGACGATCAAGTCGCCGAGGCGGCCATGGAGCTGCGCAAGAAGGAAGGGTATTTCTAA
- a CDS encoding putative sulfate exporter family transporter — protein MIPGLALAFGVGLAALGIRHALPPSPYVSDVLVAIALGALILNTPLGRMLRLPRPSEHAETHAYAKGLGFTGKWVLRAAIVLMGLKVQTKFLGAGEVALILGVAAASIPSAFFVAHAMGAWLGLRRPLVDLVAGGTMICGASAVQAIAPVAGGERDDQGIAIATVFVFSVTALLAFRPIALYLDVDPSYAGLWAGLSVNDLSSAIAVGQQMGGAGDAGGVMAAASKSARVLLLAPTLVAFALLRGHAAGGARVDLRKRVAAHLPGFLLGYLALAAARALGDRVLVGNTAWAAVLDVNRVLVDVAMVSVSASIGLHLELRGLLRAGVRALAVGGVTSVWMAGVTLAMICAGAHGSTYAVVLIGASALALSYLSWRIEKGRALRKNGLRVGGNAEMVGAGQHRELRVR, from the coding sequence TTGATCCCCGGCCTCGCGCTGGCGTTCGGCGTGGGGCTGGCCGCGCTGGGCATCCGGCACGCGCTGCCCCCTTCGCCGTACGTCTCCGACGTCCTCGTGGCCATTGCACTGGGTGCGCTGATCCTCAATACGCCGCTCGGGCGGATGTTGCGGCTTCCGCGGCCCAGTGAGCATGCCGAAACGCACGCCTACGCGAAGGGGCTCGGATTCACTGGCAAGTGGGTGCTGCGTGCGGCCATCGTTCTCATGGGCCTCAAGGTGCAGACGAAGTTCCTTGGGGCGGGAGAGGTCGCGCTCATTCTGGGCGTGGCCGCGGCGTCCATTCCGAGCGCGTTCTTCGTGGCGCATGCCATGGGAGCGTGGCTCGGTCTGCGGCGGCCGCTGGTCGATCTGGTCGCGGGCGGCACGATGATCTGCGGCGCGTCCGCCGTTCAAGCCATTGCACCGGTGGCAGGCGGCGAGCGCGACGATCAGGGCATTGCCATTGCCACGGTCTTCGTCTTCAGCGTGACGGCGCTCTTGGCGTTTCGCCCGATTGCACTCTATCTGGACGTTGACCCGAGCTATGCCGGGTTGTGGGCCGGTCTCTCGGTCAACGATCTCTCCAGCGCCATCGCCGTCGGCCAGCAAATGGGCGGCGCCGGTGATGCGGGCGGGGTCATGGCGGCCGCCTCCAAGTCGGCGCGGGTGCTGCTTCTCGCGCCGACGTTGGTGGCCTTTGCGCTCCTGCGCGGACATGCCGCGGGCGGTGCACGCGTCGACCTTCGAAAGCGGGTGGCCGCGCATCTTCCGGGTTTTCTCCTCGGCTACCTCGCGCTCGCGGCGGCGCGGGCGCTGGGCGATCGCGTGCTCGTTGGAAACACGGCGTGGGCGGCGGTGCTCGATGTGAACCGCGTCCTCGTCGACGTGGCGATGGTCTCCGTGTCGGCGTCCATCGGTTTGCACCTCGAGCTGCGCGGTCTGCTGCGCGCGGGCGTCCGAGCCCTCGCCGTGGGTGGCGTCACCTCGGTCTGGATGGCCGGCGTCACCCTGGCGATGATTTGCGCCGGCGCACACGGTTCGACGTACGCGGTGGTTCTCATCGGCGCAAGTGCTTTGGCCCTGAGCTACCTCTCATGGCGCATCGAGAAAGGCCGTGCTCTTCGAAAGAATGGTCTCCGCGTGGGTGGCAATGCTGAAATGGTCGGCGCCGGGCAGCACCGCGAGTTGCGCGTTCGGTAG
- a CDS encoding YciI family protein: MLYAILCYDSEEVVGSWSPDQETATMARLAAVQQTLAEKGKLGPVARLLPTTAATTVRKGAKPLVLDGPFAETKEQLLGFYVVDCASLEEAIGVARDLGKASSSEGAYEIRPIAVFNPGSRLA, translated from the coding sequence ATGCTCTACGCCATTCTCTGCTACGACTCCGAAGAGGTCGTCGGTTCCTGGAGCCCGGACCAGGAGACGGCCACCATGGCGCGGCTCGCTGCTGTGCAGCAGACCCTGGCCGAAAAAGGAAAGCTCGGGCCCGTAGCCCGGCTGCTTCCGACCACCGCGGCGACCACCGTGCGCAAAGGCGCCAAGCCACTCGTCCTGGACGGACCGTTTGCGGAGACGAAGGAGCAGCTTCTCGGCTTTTACGTCGTGGATTGCGCCTCCCTGGAGGAGGCCATCGGGGTGGCTCGTGACCTGGGAAAAGCCAGCAGCAGCGAGGGCGCCTACGAAATCCGCCCGATAGCCGTCTTCAATCCAGGGAGCCGCCTCGCATGA
- a CDS encoding sulfite exporter TauE/SafE family protein — protein sequence MQWIYTAAGLLVGFTVGLTGVGGGSLMTPILVLAFGISPAVAVGTDLLYASITKAGGTLVHGRRGSVDWKVVGWLSAGSLPAAFACILLLRKLGVDSKHFSSVVTYTLGIALLFTAVAVLFKEKLRKLTTGKGEWRERWLVPATITTGVVLGVLVSISSVGAGALGMVALCFLYPEKPTVQNVGTDIAHAVPLTAIAGLGHAFMGSVNVSLLGSLLLGSLPGIYLGSRVSTHVPDKVLRPILASMLAIIGGRLVF from the coding sequence ATGCAGTGGATCTACACGGCTGCCGGCCTGTTGGTCGGCTTCACGGTTGGACTCACTGGAGTGGGCGGCGGCTCGTTGATGACGCCCATTCTGGTTCTTGCATTCGGCATCTCACCCGCGGTCGCGGTGGGAACCGATTTGCTTTATGCATCGATTACGAAAGCGGGCGGCACCCTGGTTCACGGGCGCCGCGGCAGTGTCGACTGGAAGGTCGTCGGCTGGCTCTCCGCGGGCAGCCTTCCTGCCGCATTCGCGTGCATCCTCTTGCTCAGGAAGCTCGGCGTCGACAGCAAGCATTTCTCGTCTGTCGTCACGTACACGCTCGGCATCGCGCTTCTCTTTACCGCCGTCGCGGTGCTCTTCAAAGAGAAATTGCGCAAACTCACCACCGGCAAAGGCGAGTGGCGCGAACGCTGGCTCGTTCCGGCGACCATCACCACCGGCGTCGTCCTCGGCGTTCTCGTCTCCATATCGTCCGTCGGTGCGGGCGCCCTGGGCATGGTGGCGCTTTGCTTTCTCTATCCGGAAAAGCCCACCGTTCAGAACGTGGGAACGGACATCGCGCATGCCGTGCCGCTCACCGCGATCGCGGGCCTCGGCCATGCCTTCATGGGCAGCGTCAACGTTTCGCTCCTGGGCAGCCTGCTGCTTGGCTCCCTCCCTGGCATTTACCTAGGCAGCCGCGTGAGCACGCACGTGCCCGACAAAGTGCTGCGCCCCATTCTGGCGTCCATGCTGGCCATCATCGGCGGCCGCCTCGTGTTCTGA